The Caldisericum sp. genome includes a region encoding these proteins:
- a CDS encoding lipoate--protein ligase family protein, protein MYRFIDTNGNNGAMNMAIDEALLVAQAKYNTPPVLRVYKFVPPTLSIGFFQSAQKEVDFDNLKKMGYDFVRRPTGGRAVLHDRELTYSITIAYPNKILEMNLLDSFHFLSRGIIKAIEILGGNAYFSQSEDREVSSPSCFASPTFSDILMNGKKVVGSAQMRNKLGLLQHGSILYSVDIEAIFKCFKLEEDTRKRLVEIGKRKISSLSDELKREVTFNDIKTALKKGMEEVLQDEIIESELTKEEFDIAYELYENKYNTNDWNFKK, encoded by the coding sequence ATGTATAGATTTATAGACACGAATGGTAACAATGGTGCCATGAATATGGCAATAGATGAGGCATTACTTGTTGCACAGGCAAAATACAACACTCCGCCTGTCTTGAGGGTGTATAAATTTGTCCCTCCTACACTTTCTATCGGGTTCTTCCAAAGTGCACAGAAAGAAGTTGATTTTGACAATCTCAAAAAAATGGGGTATGATTTTGTAAGACGCCCCACAGGTGGAAGGGCAGTCCTTCATGACAGGGAATTAACTTATAGTATAACAATTGCTTACCCGAATAAAATTCTTGAGATGAATCTTCTTGATTCCTTCCATTTTCTTTCAAGAGGCATAATAAAGGCAATTGAAATTCTTGGAGGCAATGCGTATTTTTCACAGAGTGAAGATAGAGAAGTTTCAAGTCCATCTTGTTTTGCATCTCCAACATTTTCGGATATTTTGATGAACGGCAAAAAGGTTGTTGGTTCTGCCCAGATGCGCAATAAGTTAGGACTTTTGCAACACGGTTCAATTCTATATTCTGTAGATATTGAGGCAATCTTTAAGTGCTTTAAGTTAGAAGAAGACACAAGAAAGAGACTCGTTGAAATTGGTAAAAGAAAAATTTCTTCACTGTCCGACGAATTAAAGAGAGAAGTAACTTTTAACGACATAAAAACTGCTTTAAAAAAGGGAATGGAAGAGGTATTACAGGATGAAATTATAGAAAGCGAGTTAACAAAAGAAGAGTTCGATATAGCATATGAATTATACGAAAATAAGTATAATACAAATGATTGGAATTTTAAAAAATGA
- a CDS encoding molybdopterin biosynthesis protein produces MREIFLKKESLSNAIKIFIDNLKKREVYRNLKEEEISVYDSLGRITSRPVVAKISNPFFNASAVDGFALKSKLTTYATINNPKIFEIGKDAIPVNTGDPIKFPFDCVVMIEDVEVNGDTLKVFSPLHLYENVRVIGEDFAKGEIIVPVYERITPAHIGVLISSYNEKIFVFEKPKVFVIPTGEEVKRLGETLNIGDVIDSNSYMISSILEEYGAYVKISDKVLPNDFQILRNVISDASKDYHIIVVIGGSAKGSKDLITKVFESFAPVLFHGLTIQPGKPLVIGFNGNVPLIGLPGFPVSSFIDAKIFLKVAIESFTGVSLEQPKEINATLKRDIPSSLGVEEFIRVKVTKIGDEIVCVPLKRGAANLTSVANADGIFRIKEEEEGIEANTQIKVDLLRSPDYVLEQLLFIGSNDPLLEFLLNSIRKRNPEFKFGIINVGSLGGLLSFDRGETIITSIHLFDGETRTYNTPFLKKYLKDGTYVRFHLVNRNQGIILKKGNPKNINSLKDLEREDVKFVNRQKGSGTRVFFDYLIDINGIDRRKINGYDLEETTHLGVANAINEGIADCGIGIEYVARLFDLDFITLGEEEYELIIRRDYFKSEMIQMILNEVKNENLEDILNDFPGYKLIGLAKEDLP; encoded by the coding sequence ATGAGAGAAATATTTTTAAAAAAAGAAAGCCTTAGCAATGCAATAAAGATATTTATAGACAACCTTAAAAAGAGAGAAGTTTATAGAAACCTTAAAGAGGAAGAAATTTCTGTTTATGATAGCCTCGGTAGAATAACTTCAAGACCTGTTGTAGCAAAAATTTCAAATCCGTTTTTTAACGCTTCGGCTGTTGACGGTTTTGCACTAAAATCAAAATTGACTACATATGCAACGATTAATAATCCTAAGATTTTCGAAATAGGAAAAGACGCAATTCCCGTAAACACGGGTGATCCTATAAAATTTCCTTTTGATTGTGTTGTAATGATAGAAGATGTTGAGGTCAATGGTGATACTTTAAAAGTTTTTTCTCCGCTTCATCTTTACGAGAATGTCCGAGTGATTGGAGAAGATTTCGCAAAAGGAGAGATAATTGTTCCCGTTTATGAAAGAATAACACCCGCTCATATTGGCGTTTTAATCTCATCTTACAATGAGAAGATTTTTGTATTTGAAAAGCCAAAAGTATTTGTAATTCCAACTGGCGAAGAAGTAAAGAGATTAGGAGAAACTTTAAATATTGGTGATGTTATCGATTCAAATTCTTATATGATTTCTTCAATATTGGAAGAGTACGGCGCTTACGTAAAAATTTCAGATAAGGTGCTCCCAAACGATTTTCAAATCCTAAGGAATGTAATTAGTGATGCTTCTAAAGATTACCACATTATTGTTGTAATTGGTGGATCTGCGAAGGGGAGTAAAGATCTTATAACCAAGGTGTTTGAGAGTTTTGCTCCAGTTCTTTTCCATGGTCTTACAATCCAGCCAGGAAAGCCCTTAGTTATTGGATTTAACGGAAATGTTCCTCTCATTGGGCTTCCAGGCTTCCCGGTATCTTCTTTTATTGATGCAAAAATTTTCTTGAAAGTTGCAATCGAATCTTTCACTGGTGTTTCTCTTGAGCAGCCAAAGGAAATTAACGCAACTTTAAAGAGGGATATTCCATCTTCACTTGGCGTAGAAGAGTTTATTCGTGTGAAGGTTACAAAAATTGGAGATGAGATTGTTTGTGTACCTTTAAAGAGAGGAGCTGCAAACCTAACCTCTGTTGCAAATGCGGACGGTATTTTTAGAATTAAAGAGGAAGAAGAGGGCATTGAGGCTAATACACAAATAAAAGTTGATTTGTTGAGGAGCCCTGATTATGTTTTAGAACAATTGTTGTTTATTGGAAGTAATGATCCTCTCCTCGAATTTCTTTTAAATAGCATTCGCAAGCGAAATCCTGAGTTTAAATTTGGAATTATAAATGTTGGAAGTTTAGGAGGACTTTTATCTTTTGATAGAGGAGAAACAATCATCACCTCAATTCACCTTTTTGATGGGGAAACTCGAACATACAACACACCATTTTTAAAAAAATATTTGAAAGATGGCACTTATGTTCGCTTTCATTTAGTTAACAGGAATCAAGGTATCATATTAAAGAAAGGAAATCCAAAAAATATCAATTCATTAAAGGATCTTGAAAGAGAAGATGTAAAGTTTGTTAACAGGCAAAAAGGCTCTGGAACAAGAGTGTTTTTTGACTATCTTATTGATATTAATGGCATCGATAGGCGCAAGATAAACGGATATGACCTTGAAGAAACAACTCACTTAGGTGTTGCAAATGCTATTAACGAAGGCATAGCAGATTGTGGTATTGGAATTGAATATGTAGCAAGATTGTTTGACCTTGATTTTATAACATTAGGAGAAGAGGAATATGAACTTATTATAAGAAGGGATTATTTCAAAAGTGAAATGATACAGATGATTTTAAATGAAGTTAAAAATGAAAACCTTGAAGATATTTTGAATGATTTTCCAGGTTACAAGTTGATAGGTTTGGCGAAGGAGGATTTACCATGA
- a CDS encoding phosphopentomutase, translating to MEIKRVIILVLDSVGAGEAEDAIEYGDWGANTLLHTLQYNPDIKLPNLEKLGLRGVVFNESGDYIGSYGRLKENSKGKDSISGHWEMAGVILKKAFPTYPNGFPKEVIEKFEKLTGKKALGNKPASGTEIIKELYEEHKRTGNPIVYTSADSVFQIAAHKDVIPLEELYRMCEIARNEVCIGEHEVARVIARPFIGSPETGFIRTAERRDYAVKPPQKTVLDLLKEKGLNVVGIGKIHDLFAGVGLTESIHTENNLDGLEKTIEEVSKDYEGLIFTNLVEFDANWGHRRDYKAYGKGLKDVDDRLPIILEKMKPYDMLIITADHGCDPTFKAHTDHTREFTPLIVYGSHVKPNVNLGLRGSISDISATISEIFNVERINGTSFLNLVYR from the coding sequence ATGGAAATAAAAAGAGTGATTATTTTGGTGCTTGATAGCGTAGGAGCAGGTGAAGCAGAAGATGCAATTGAGTATGGGGATTGGGGTGCTAATACTTTATTGCATACTCTTCAATACAATCCGGATATAAAACTACCCAATCTTGAAAAATTAGGATTAAGGGGTGTAGTCTTTAATGAAAGTGGAGACTATATTGGATCTTACGGAAGGCTTAAAGAAAACTCAAAGGGTAAAGACTCAATAAGTGGTCACTGGGAGATGGCTGGCGTAATTCTAAAGAAAGCATTTCCAACCTACCCAAACGGCTTTCCGAAGGAAGTAATAGAAAAATTTGAAAAATTGACTGGCAAAAAGGCTTTAGGAAATAAACCTGCCTCAGGAACCGAAATTATTAAAGAGTTATATGAAGAGCATAAAAGAACTGGGAACCCTATAGTTTATACTTCTGCAGATTCTGTCTTCCAAATTGCTGCACATAAAGATGTTATACCGCTCGAAGAACTCTACAGAATGTGTGAAATTGCAAGAAATGAAGTTTGTATTGGAGAGCACGAAGTTGCAAGAGTTATTGCAAGACCTTTTATCGGATCACCTGAAACTGGTTTTATAAGAACAGCAGAAAGAAGAGATTACGCAGTAAAGCCTCCTCAAAAAACAGTTCTCGATCTTCTTAAAGAAAAGGGATTGAATGTAGTTGGTATAGGTAAAATTCATGATCTTTTTGCAGGAGTGGGATTAACAGAAAGCATTCACACGGAAAACAATTTAGACGGTTTAGAAAAAACTATTGAAGAAGTATCTAAAGATTACGAAGGCCTTATTTTCACTAACCTTGTAGAATTCGATGCAAACTGGGGACATAGAAGAGATTACAAAGCATATGGTAAAGGTCTTAAGGATGTCGATGATAGATTGCCTATAATACTTGAGAAGATGAAGCCATACGATATGCTTATTATTACTGCAGACCACGGTTGTGATCCAACATTTAAAGCACATACAGATCATACAAGGGAATTTACTCCTCTTATCGTTTATGGTTCTCATGTAAAGCCAAATGTAAACCTTGGATTAAGGGGAAGTATTTCTGATATTTCCGCAACAATCTCAGAGATTTTCAATGTTGAAAGGATAAATGGAACAAGTTTTTTAAACCTTGTTTATAGATGA
- a CDS encoding peptidylprolyl isomerase → MGRQSKIRKLRREGKLPRIEKERNTPVWVKVLVSILIAVLVLVSASAVWGYAERNVAAKVGRETITIDQVNNQLDYYRNLYSQFGMTLTAQQEEQLKQNILQNLIEESLLVQYAKDHNLKYDEAQYKKNLQDQIDQTIEQGKKNNGEKTFLDLVNGQYGSLDAYKQYLEKVYGPYVERPLLAQAALDEKYKDIKVTDEEVKQYFNSVKEISAEHLLVLLPGNPSSSEVNNAKKLAEEIYKEINEKKSQDKNFNFATYAQAKVKEVNEKNKGKEVLKYENLGYFPKGQMVKEFEDAVFDTKVNVGDIIGPVKTQYGFHIIHILGKKTVAETYDEPEKVNVRIVQFNFDPKDAKSKENAFTSARSISIQTKNGMSFIDAVKRFSQDETTKKNNGETGFFSRDEKPEIFDEVVKLNKGGITDPILVGNSYVVAQLIDKKPAKKATLDDKDIYNKVKEELINNKKEEIKKQFIEELKKTYHVRTTNPGRILANFFRKYIATPFNNFNNWISNISKPANNTNQQNQNNTSTQPLEPVNPSSGS, encoded by the coding sequence ATGGGTAGACAGAGCAAAATTAGAAAATTAAGACGAGAAGGGAAACTTCCCAGAATTGAGAAAGAAAGGAATACCCCTGTTTGGGTTAAAGTCCTTGTTTCAATCCTTATAGCAGTACTCGTTTTAGTAAGTGCCTCTGCAGTATGGGGATATGCAGAGAGAAATGTTGCTGCGAAAGTTGGTAGAGAAACTATAACCATAGATCAAGTAAACAATCAGCTTGATTATTATAGAAATCTTTATAGCCAGTTTGGAATGACTTTAACTGCGCAACAGGAAGAACAATTGAAGCAAAACATACTTCAGAATTTAATTGAAGAATCTCTTCTTGTACAATACGCAAAAGATCACAATTTAAAGTACGACGAGGCACAGTATAAAAAGAATTTGCAAGATCAAATAGACCAAACAATAGAACAAGGCAAGAAAAACAACGGAGAAAAAACTTTCTTAGACCTTGTAAATGGTCAATATGGCTCGCTCGATGCATATAAGCAGTATCTTGAGAAAGTTTATGGCCCTTATGTTGAAAGACCACTACTTGCGCAGGCAGCGCTTGATGAAAAATATAAAGATATTAAAGTTACAGACGAAGAAGTTAAGCAATACTTTAACTCAGTTAAAGAAATTTCTGCAGAGCACCTACTTGTTCTTCTTCCCGGAAATCCAAGCAGTTCGGAAGTAAACAATGCAAAAAAATTAGCAGAAGAAATCTATAAAGAAATCAACGAAAAGAAGTCGCAAGATAAGAACTTCAATTTTGCTACATACGCACAGGCAAAAGTAAAAGAGGTAAACGAGAAGAACAAGGGTAAGGAAGTATTAAAATACGAAAATCTCGGATATTTCCCAAAGGGACAGATGGTAAAAGAATTCGAAGACGCAGTTTTTGATACAAAGGTTAATGTTGGAGATATTATAGGACCGGTAAAAACTCAATACGGTTTCCACATAATTCATATTTTAGGAAAGAAAACTGTTGCAGAAACTTATGATGAGCCAGAAAAAGTAAATGTAAGAATTGTTCAGTTTAATTTCGATCCAAAAGACGCTAAATCAAAGGAAAATGCATTCACATCGGCAAGAAGCATCTCTATCCAAACAAAGAACGGAATGAGTTTTATTGATGCTGTTAAAAGGTTTTCTCAAGATGAGACGACCAAGAAAAACAATGGCGAAACTGGATTTTTCTCAAGAGATGAAAAGCCAGAAATTTTTGATGAGGTTGTAAAATTGAATAAGGGTGGAATTACTGATCCTATTTTAGTTGGGAACTCCTATGTGGTTGCTCAATTAATTGATAAAAAACCTGCAAAGAAAGCAACTTTAGACGACAAGGACATTTATAACAAGGTTAAAGAAGAACTTATTAATAATAAAAAAGAAGAAATTAAGAAGCAATTCATTGAAGAACTGAAAAAGACATACCATGTTCGAACGACGAACCCTGGAAGAATTCTTGCAAACTTCTTTAGGAAATATATTGCAACACCATTCAACAACTTCAACAACTGGATCAGCAATATATCAAAGCCTGCAAATAATACCAATCAGCAAAACCAGAACAATACTTCTACACAGCCACTCGAACCTGTAAATCCATCGTCGGGAAGCTAA
- the recG gene encoding ATP-dependent DNA helicase RecG, whose product MKKLLFLEAKRGYKNDSVIGGFSKFVIDYIAKTIDSRKEELTAIFIDYSEIPEEERKRRIEKALKILGSIEESDTNFTNDSQSKLSDLSVEESVKLSDLFTPVQFVKGVGPELAKKFKKLGIITAYDFLFHFPRAYLDLRNVKKIFSLKNGETVLLKIKVVSVQERKGKLSIVSILGTDGTGYITATWFNQPYLKNIFKEGMEVFLFGKVQFAYGKWEMPSPEYEISQERKELVHTLRIIPLYPLTEGLTQKVFRNKASSFVENTGKRIFDYIDTEILKRRNLVPLNYALSNIHFPENFEALKNAKDRLIFNELFELQYILSKRKAAIEKSEGFVFEVKDEYLKEFTSLIPFELTNDQKKVISEIINDLKSGHPMNRLLHGDVGSGKTVVALFSMFIAYKNGFQSAMMSPTEILAEQTFNTASNIFSKTQIKLALLTSSTKAADRRKILEDLKNGAINMIFGTHALIEESVVFKKLGLVVVDEQHRFGVLQRGSLKGKAVIPHTLVMSATPIPRTLALTLYGDLDVSEIREMPKGRIPVITKVFYNEEDLAYKLVREELDKGNKAYVVCPLIEDSENFDAQSVEKLYEKLSKTYLKGYKIAKLHGAMSFKEKANVMESFRTGRVQVLVSTTVVEVGVDVKDATVIVIEDADRFGLATLHQLRGRVGRSNLQSYCLLITRNPSKEAIERLSVLEKTNNGFEVAEFDLKLRGPGELLGTKQSGLPDLKLTTLLGESDARILEIARAEAMNLINGKIDYDPERLKEFNRLLAIKYKEKIPLIEVA is encoded by the coding sequence TTGAAAAAGCTTCTTTTCCTTGAAGCGAAAAGAGGTTATAAAAATGACTCTGTTATTGGTGGTTTTAGTAAATTTGTTATAGATTATATAGCTAAAACTATTGACTCAAGAAAAGAAGAGCTTACCGCCATCTTCATAGACTACTCGGAAATACCTGAAGAAGAAAGGAAAAGAAGAATTGAAAAAGCTTTGAAAATTTTAGGATCAATAGAAGAAAGCGATACTAATTTTACTAATGATTCCCAAAGTAAGCTCTCGGATTTAAGCGTCGAAGAAAGCGTAAAATTATCAGATTTATTCACGCCTGTTCAATTTGTTAAGGGCGTTGGACCAGAACTCGCAAAGAAGTTTAAAAAGCTTGGTATTATTACTGCTTATGACTTTTTGTTTCACTTTCCAAGAGCTTACCTTGATTTGCGAAATGTTAAAAAGATCTTTTCGTTAAAAAATGGAGAAACGGTACTTCTTAAGATTAAAGTTGTTTCAGTTCAAGAAAGAAAAGGAAAACTTTCTATCGTATCTATTTTAGGAACAGATGGAACAGGTTATATAACAGCCACATGGTTTAATCAGCCATACCTTAAGAACATTTTTAAAGAGGGTATGGAGGTTTTTTTATTTGGAAAAGTACAATTTGCGTACGGAAAATGGGAGATGCCATCACCAGAATATGAAATTTCACAAGAGAGGAAGGAATTGGTACACACTTTGCGCATAATTCCATTATATCCACTCACTGAAGGCTTGACTCAGAAAGTTTTTCGAAACAAAGCCTCAAGTTTCGTAGAAAACACAGGTAAGAGAATATTTGATTATATAGACACTGAAATTTTAAAAAGGAGAAACTTAGTGCCCTTAAATTATGCATTGTCAAATATACACTTTCCAGAGAATTTTGAAGCACTTAAAAATGCGAAGGATCGGCTTATCTTTAATGAACTATTTGAGTTACAGTATATTTTAAGCAAAAGGAAAGCTGCAATTGAAAAAAGTGAAGGTTTTGTTTTTGAAGTAAAAGATGAATATCTAAAAGAATTTACGAGTCTTATTCCTTTTGAACTTACGAACGACCAGAAGAAAGTTATCTCTGAAATAATTAATGATCTCAAGTCAGGTCATCCGATGAATCGTCTATTGCACGGCGATGTAGGTTCTGGTAAAACGGTTGTTGCGCTTTTTTCTATGTTTATAGCGTATAAAAATGGTTTTCAATCAGCAATGATGAGTCCAACAGAAATACTTGCGGAACAAACTTTTAACACAGCCTCAAACATATTTTCAAAAACTCAGATTAAATTAGCACTACTTACTTCAAGCACTAAGGCAGCAGATAGAAGAAAAATCCTTGAAGACCTAAAAAACGGAGCAATTAATATGATCTTTGGAACTCATGCCCTTATAGAGGAAAGTGTTGTTTTTAAAAAACTCGGGCTCGTGGTTGTCGATGAACAGCACCGCTTCGGAGTGCTTCAAAGAGGTTCTCTAAAGGGCAAGGCAGTTATTCCTCATACACTCGTAATGAGTGCAACGCCAATCCCCAGGACGCTTGCACTTACTCTTTACGGAGATCTTGATGTAAGTGAGATTAGAGAAATGCCCAAAGGACGCATACCTGTAATTACAAAGGTTTTTTATAACGAAGAAGACCTTGCATATAAACTTGTAAGAGAAGAACTGGACAAAGGAAATAAGGCGTATGTTGTTTGTCCTTTGATTGAAGACTCTGAAAATTTCGACGCCCAGTCAGTAGAAAAGCTGTACGAAAAACTTTCTAAAACCTATCTAAAAGGGTATAAAATTGCGAAATTACATGGTGCAATGTCTTTCAAAGAGAAAGCTAATGTAATGGAGAGTTTTCGTACTGGAAGAGTTCAAGTTTTGGTTTCGACTACAGTAGTGGAAGTAGGAGTAGATGTTAAAGATGCAACTGTTATTGTTATTGAGGACGCCGATCGGTTTGGTCTTGCTACACTTCACCAGTTAAGGGGAAGAGTAGGAAGGAGCAACTTACAGTCTTATTGTTTACTTATAACTCGTAATCCCTCTAAAGAGGCAATTGAAAGATTGAGTGTGCTTGAAAAAACTAATAATGGCTTTGAGGTTGCTGAATTTGACTTGAAATTAAGAGGACCAGGAGAGCTTCTCGGAACAAAGCAATCAGGATTGCCTGATTTAAAACTTACCACGCTTTTAGGCGAAAGCGATGCAAGGATACTTGAAATAGCAAGGGCTGAAGCAATGAACCTTATAAATGGGAAAATAGATTACGACCCCGAAAGACTTAAAGAGTTTAATAGATTGCTTGCGATAAAATATAAGGAAAAGATTCCTTTAATTGAGGTTGCATGA
- the rsmD gene encoding 16S rRNA (guanine(966)-N(2))-methyltransferase RsmD: MRIVAGEFKGQEIISPSKDIELRPTSDRVREAIFDVIRFDIQGKVFVDLFAGSGAVGIEALSEGAFFVYFVEKNPKACSIIKKNILRFNLQDRSRVYMQDVFRFIASPKVERDVDFVFLDPPYKTHFATETLEALKNSLLLKKNVVIIAEHSEEEKLGDTFEGNFVLKKFKEKRYGKIIVSYYVVE, from the coding sequence ATGAGAATTGTTGCGGGGGAGTTTAAAGGACAAGAAATAATTTCACCGTCGAAAGATATCGAACTTAGACCAACAAGTGACAGAGTTAGAGAAGCTATTTTTGATGTTATACGGTTTGATATTCAGGGTAAAGTTTTTGTTGATCTGTTTGCAGGTTCTGGAGCGGTTGGAATCGAAGCGCTAAGTGAAGGGGCTTTTTTTGTTTATTTCGTTGAAAAAAATCCAAAGGCTTGCAGTATAATTAAGAAAAATATTCTACGCTTTAATTTACAAGATAGGTCAAGGGTTTACATGCAGGATGTTTTTAGGTTTATCGCTTCTCCCAAAGTTGAGAGAGATGTTGATTTCGTATTTCTCGATCCACCATATAAGACACACTTTGCAACAGAGACACTTGAAGCATTAAAAAATTCGCTACTTCTAAAAAAGAATGTTGTTATAATTGCGGAACACTCAGAAGAAGAAAAATTGGGCGATACTTTTGAAGGCAATTTTGTTCTTAAAAAATTTAAAGAAAAAAGGTATGGCAAAATAATTGTTTCTTATTATGTAGTAGAATAA
- a CDS encoding MFS transporter, whose protein sequence is MRKKLNPNVIILGLASFFTDISTEMITKVLPLFLESIGAGGAFIGVIEGLAETIASLLKVFSGYISDKLRNRKWLTIFGYAESTLAKALLLFVNSPVGVLIVRALERIGKGIRTAPRDALIASYTDDTNRGFYFGFHRALDTFGAAAGPLLGFWVLEKFGKTNYREIFKIALIPAVIAVIILFFVQEKKLNTEIKKSSSFISNAKLGKRFYMFLFTILIFTLGNSSDAFITMYANNLGVIATTILLMWALHSLVYALLSTPLGALSDKIGRKTTLIIGMGVYGISYLLFALTKNANFLWFVFILYAVYYAMSEGIQKAFVSDLVTDDEVRGTAFGIYNFAVGIMAFPASLIAGVLYQYIAPSAPFYFGGVLALIAGVLVLFV, encoded by the coding sequence ATGAGAAAGAAATTAAATCCTAATGTAATTATCCTGGGACTTGCAAGTTTCTTTACTGACATTTCTACAGAAATGATTACAAAAGTGCTTCCATTGTTCCTTGAGTCCATAGGAGCAGGTGGGGCTTTCATTGGAGTTATAGAGGGGCTTGCAGAGACAATTGCTTCCCTTCTTAAGGTATTTTCCGGATATATTTCCGATAAGTTACGAAATAGGAAGTGGTTAACCATATTTGGTTATGCAGAATCAACTCTTGCAAAGGCTTTGCTTCTTTTTGTGAATAGCCCAGTGGGAGTTCTTATAGTTAGGGCTTTAGAGCGAATAGGAAAGGGAATAAGAACTGCGCCAAGAGATGCACTTATTGCATCTTATACTGATGATACAAACAGGGGCTTTTATTTTGGTTTTCATAGGGCACTTGATACATTTGGCGCTGCAGCGGGACCGCTTTTGGGTTTCTGGGTTTTAGAAAAATTTGGGAAAACAAATTATAGAGAAATATTCAAAATTGCGTTAATTCCTGCGGTAATTGCTGTTATAATTCTTTTCTTTGTCCAGGAAAAAAAGTTGAACACTGAAATAAAAAAGAGTAGTAGTTTCATATCAAATGCAAAACTTGGAAAACGCTTCTATATGTTCCTTTTTACTATTCTTATATTTACTCTTGGAAATAGTTCGGATGCTTTCATTACAATGTATGCAAACAATCTTGGAGTTATAGCAACGACAATACTCCTTATGTGGGCATTACACAGTTTGGTTTACGCTTTGTTATCTACACCATTAGGTGCCCTTTCTGATAAGATCGGAAGAAAAACTACTTTAATAATAGGAATGGGTGTATACGGAATAAGTTATCTACTTTTTGCATTAACTAAAAATGCGAATTTTTTGTGGTTTGTATTCATTTTATACGCAGTCTATTATGCAATGTCAGAGGGAATACAAAAGGCATTTGTTTCTGACCTTGTAACAGATGACGAAGTAAGAGGGACGGCTTTTGGTATTTATAATTTTGCAGTAGGCATAATGGCTTTCCCAGCCTCATTAATTGCGGGAGTACTCTATCAATACATTGCACCAAGCGCTCCGTTTTACTTCGGGGGGGTACTTGCACTTATTGCAGGAGTATTAGTGCTCTTTGTTTAG
- a CDS encoding SurA N-terminal domain-containing protein → MEKKKVVKIRKARKFSIRKQIFIGIGIVLAVVLLLAAVFASVFLPWKEVFLTVGDSKITYDEINYQVYLASKTLNAPLPDLQSNDPKTLAASRNVLQLAYVNAISDAILSNKARQDNLQVTESEIEAYISNLKNDVSSGFNDKDLALKDFLKTIGVKESALREIALNKIMADKEKEKLTSNITVTDEEVKSFYNDFWNAYVKNENEKEKYFAENYNKIKEDCLKNKKEQYVSNTLRRELINEEINNIEVDNPYKKLMRFWYGTFLGTDIPEIYRNVSIQELLT, encoded by the coding sequence ATGGAAAAGAAGAAGGTTGTAAAAATTAGAAAAGCAAGAAAATTTAGCATAAGAAAACAAATATTTATTGGAATAGGAATTGTTCTTGCAGTAGTTCTTTTATTAGCTGCTGTTTTTGCATCCGTTTTCCTCCCATGGAAAGAAGTGTTCTTAACAGTAGGAGATAGCAAAATAACCTATGATGAGATAAATTATCAAGTTTATCTTGCTTCTAAGACACTTAATGCCCCTCTCCCAGATCTTCAATCAAACGATCCAAAAACCCTTGCCGCCTCGAGAAACGTCCTTCAACTTGCTTATGTAAATGCAATTTCAGATGCAATTCTCTCAAATAAAGCAAGACAAGATAATTTGCAAGTCACCGAAAGCGAGATTGAAGCATATATTTCTAATTTAAAAAACGATGTTTCTAGTGGTTTTAACGACAAAGATCTTGCACTTAAGGATTTTCTTAAAACTATCGGTGTCAAAGAATCGGCCTTGAGAGAAATTGCTCTTAATAAGATTATGGCAGACAAAGAAAAAGAAAAACTTACAAGTAATATTACAGTAACAGATGAGGAAGTAAAGAGTTTTTATAATGATTTCTGGAATGCCTATGTAAAAAATGAAAATGAGAAAGAAAAGTACTTTGCCGAAAACTATAATAAGATTAAGGAAGATTGCTTGAAAAACAAAAAAGAGCAATATGTTTCAAACACTTTAAGGCGTGAACTCATAAACGAGGAAATTAACAATATAGAAGTTGATAACCCCTACAAGAAATTGATGCGCTTCTGGTACGGAACATTCTTGGGAACTGATATTCCAGAGATATACAGAAACGTGAGTATACAAGAACTTTTGACATGA